From Dendropsophus ebraccatus isolate aDenEbr1 chromosome 2, aDenEbr1.pat, whole genome shotgun sequence, a single genomic window includes:
- the TTR gene encoding transthyretin: MTYFKVLAVLMAALVFSDTVQWAQASEHGEAYSKCPLMVKALDAVRGIPAAKLSVKVYRQKEDKSWDLLTTKVTSEEGEIHNLISEADFVEGVYKLELATKRFWSKLGLSPFHEYVDVVFTANDAGHRHYTIAVLLTPYSFSTTAVVSEQVEAHV; this comes from the exons ATGACTTACTTTAAGGTCCTTGCGGTATTGATGGCTGCCCTTGTTTTCTCTGATACAGTCCAGTGG GCACAAGCCTCAGAACATGGGGAGGCGTATTCTAAGTGTCCACTAATGGTCAAAGCACTGGATGCTGTAAGAGGAATCCCGGCAGCTAAACTATCTGTCAAGGTTTACAGGCAGAAGGAAGACAAGAGCTGGGACCTGCTTACTACAAA AGTAACATCTGAAGAAGGAGAAATCCATAATCTCATCAGCGAAGCAGATTTTGTTGAAGGAGTTTATAAGCTAGAACTTGCAACTAAGCGTTTTTGGAGCAAGCTTGGGCTTTCCCCATTTCATGAATATGTTGAT GTGGTGTTTACTGCTAATGATGCCGGTCACCGCCACTACACCATCGCTGTACTCCTCACTCCTTACTCCTTCTCCACAACCGCTGTGGTCAGTGAGCAAGTGGAGGCCCATGTATAA